The window CATGAAAAGTACATATAGGAaacctacacacacaaaaaaaaactgtcttAGACATCCACATTGTAGATTGTAGAATCTCTATCACCTGTTATTTTTTCGCTAAACAAAGCTGTTCTCTTTGATGGGCCAGTGGCTGATTTGAACAATTCTCCTACCGCCTTGCGGAACGCAGGATTCTGAACCGTGTATATGATAGGATTTGCGCAAGAATTGCAGAAGGCTAGAACATTTACAGCGGAATCTAGACGGCTGTTCAAATAGGACTTCGGCAGAATGCGTAGGTTGTACAATAGATATCCAGTGCTTGTTGGTGCCCACGAGATAAGAAAAACGACGACAACAAAGAACAGTATCTTGAGAACTCTTTTCCTAGCCACAAGGTACTTAGCTGACGGATTTGAGTTACTACAGATTGAATCTTCTCCCAGCCTTCGGCGGGATTGTCGATGGAGCACCAGCGCGGTGAGAGCCTGGGCTACGAGCATGATGAAAGCTGGTATGAGAAACTGAACGATGAAAACCATACAGCCTGTCACAATCTGAGAAAGTCCTGAATGAAACGTCTCAGAACACGTGCCGCCTTTGGCGGCAGCCACAAAGAATAGGTAAAAGGTTGCCATAAATGCAGTCATCCATGTCACAACAACAATTTTGATAACTCTCTGCCGTGTTACGAGCCGCTTGAAGTGAAGAGGGTGGGCAATCGCAATGTATCTCTCAATTGGAATCAAGGTTAGAATGAAGATGGAGGAAAGCACTGAAAACCACATTAACACCGCTGAATTAATTACCTTGCAGTAAACACTGCCTAACCATGTTTCAGGAACCCTAAGTGGCCTAGGCAGTGGGACCATGAATACCGACGTCAAGAAATCCGCAACGGCCAGAGCACCGATCAGTGCATCAGTCGAACGGCAAGTGTGGCGCCTTTGGATTAACACCAGGATCACGGTCAGATTTCCAACTATTCCAAGTGTGGACATTCCTATTTGCGGAATCGTCACCCATGTCCATGTAACTGACTGAAACTTCCATCGCGTCTGGGGGACAGCAGGTCCTTCCTCATTTTGCGCAATGGAATTGTAGAGAGTAGAGAGTAGATCATTGTCTAAAGCTTGCGTATGTATCGACTGACTACCGTCGATGGCCTCGGTGTCTGAATGACTTCTTAAGTTGACAACCGATACCCTCATTGTGTGCGGGGGAGAATGTTCAAGAGCTGTGGTGTTGGCCCGTTGTGCTGTGACTGTAGAGTGGATTGCTCCAGATATGATGAGAACGATCGTTGCTATTATCCTCATTTTTGCTGTTCTTTTCCTGTAGCGAACACACGTAATAAGAGGAGTTGATATGCGAATTGTCATGTCAGTGATTCATGAAATAGTATTTTCAAATCAGATGATATCATGTCATCGCCTAAAAGCTCTTCTCTTCTCTTGACTCACTGACAAATCGCTACCTCTTTGTCTTTgataaaatcataaaaacatAGAATATGAAAAACATATCCATGGTTACTTTTAGATAATTTGGTGGCTAAACATGAATTTTGTAAATATCTGGTGGCCAACCACCGGGAGCGTTGTGAGCTCATGATACacacacttattttttttttttattttttttttgataattagaGGATGTGACTACGGCTAATAATGATAGTGAATACGTAAGTACAAGCACACTTCAGCTTTAATTCCGTTTCTTAATTTCACATCAAATTTGATATGACTTTTTAATTGTTACACATAAGGTTTCACCTTGTGCTACTCGCGCTGAGAGCAAAGACGCATAGAAAAGACCTTTCCGAAATCTGTCTGAATTCTGAAGTTGAgcctttcaattttttttctccaggcCAGCTTATAGCTATAACAATCAAAACCACAATTGTGTACACATAATCGTACTGACAGCTTATTCATTGATTGGATTAATAGAATTGATCAGTGACTAAAATATTAAGTAGCAGTTGTGAGCTGACATGCATGATTTATGTTCTCTAGCTCTTCTTCAGGACTGTCGGACCGATCAACTTGAAAACCTTTGAAAATAGACTAAATTTTACCAGATATTTCAACTTGTCAAATTACCAcctttttacatttcttttgataTGTCAATCATGTCAATACAAAAAGACACGATTTTGTTATGACATAGGATTGTCTGTATTGACTTCATCTTCAAAGGCATATATTCCGCTAGTGAGTCCttttcatatataatatttagCTCCACTGTCTGAATTACCGTTTTATGACTGAAAACGATGATCATTGCTGACATTTTTAGCATAGACCTCAATAtcagagtaaaaacaaaatgataattttggccAGAGGTATAGATTTTATCAGCTACAATGATTATTAACAGTGTTTTCGTTCAATGAAAATAGGTAAAACTTTCAACGAAACACAGTACATATTCTTTCTATGATGtgataatgaaaaaacaaagacatattaTTTATGAGAAACCAAAAAGAGCATTAACTTTTCAATTTCCGTTCGGTTTAGTGCCAGTAGTTCGTTACTGGCTTTGTTAACAAGCAAATGAACTTGCAAACCCTTACCAGAAGCTGCCGAACTCCTAAGCACAGATTACAAGCAAGAACAGCAAGTCACGCGTAGATCCGCACTTCGTTGAATGATGCATTCGAACTTCATGTCTTTGACTTAAAAGTAGTCTGCGTCAAGTTATGCGCATGAGCAGAACGCGGGACGAATTCAGCCAATGATATCATACGCCAAACATTATTTGACATAGTACTcttacatacacatacgcacacacacacacacaacacgcaAACATAAAAGCATCGCACACAAGAACAAATTGCCCACGTGCCATAGAGCTGTAAGCTTCTGACTAAATCAACAATCATGGAAGTATAGGCATTTCATGTGGCAGTCAAATTCATCTTatgtgtagatttttttttttaatgtgtagcTCTATTGGTGTGTAATATATTCGTACATAATAGACAGGGCCttatccacgtcaagctctgcttattatgacggtcccctgtattgatttctcctttgttcataTATAAATAgagtatgccttaatatgttgTTTTAATTCATGCTATTACAGACTGATGTAATTATGAAATCGCAgttttttgtattgatttgtttgtttaatataCACCCCTTTTTTTGCACACTCtgaatcactttgttttcatttgttattgtatttggagaaagaaaatgcagaaataaaccaaaacaaatctgTCTGATTATGAATAAGTAAAACCAATAAAACACTTTCAAGCATACGTCAATCAATACATTATCCAAATCACGATATGATGTTTACTTTGTGTGACTTGGATATTTGTAGGGGATAACATGATcgtgatttcatttcatttcttgaggAGATCTCATATTTtcagttttccttttgtcttGTTCGGAATGAGATGGATAAATAAAGTATTGCATTTAATCTAAAAAAGCTTCTCATTAACGCCACATTGCATGGTTTTATTCAGATCAAGGAAATTCTATAATGAAAACATTTACTTCAACtgctgatgacgtcatattttccTATTTCGACTAGTGGCCGTTTGTTAACATTCTTTCATGAGTGACTCAGTTTACTTAAACTCTACTAAAAATATCTTGATTCAGAAACACATTTCAATCAAGGCTTTGTAGAAGATAATTGTAAAGCAATGatttattcaaaatcaaaagaTTCAAACGCAGAGTGGCAAAAGCCAGCACATTCTTTAATCGAAAATTCCAGACGCCCAACTAATTTGTGATAAACATCTAAAGTGATATGCTTACATCAGTGCGTCTCGATATATCTCATATACATATTTAGATGGTCCAGTTAAGATACCGCCGAAGAATTTaatagttgtttttgtttgtttgtttttttttttttgcctttccttTTGTCTTGCCTTTCCCACAGATGCAGGATATACCTATTCTGTTTGTAGATGACACGATCGACCACCCTTTTTTTCTTATAAGAACTTACATACACTGACACAGAATTCAAATCAGAAGTGTATAAAGTCTCAATTAAGTTGCTTTTTGTGTAATAGATCGTCACCAAATGCTGATACAATGACTGATGTTCTTTTTGAAAATAGTCGTACAGTAATAGGAGATGTTACTATTAACGCagatggttaaaaaaaaagtggatcaAAAGTCTTGTGTTAAATTTTTGGGGATAACTATTGattcacattcatgtcatgGTCCCGTCGTTTACACAGCGTTTATTCAACGATATCACGAAATATCGTGATCCTCTGGAAAGTCCAAAAATATCTTACTGAAGACATCATGGAAATTCTTTACAATGCATTATAATACTAATTCACATTCCTTACTGTAATAATATTGTATCAGGAAAATGTATCAGAAAAGTCAATTCTATAATCATTGTCATTAAAAAGAATGTGTCATAAGACTCATCATTGCTTGTCACTactcagtaggcctacaccccgacgttgaactttttttcttagatCCAATACATATACTTGACAAATAACAATAGTCATGTGTAGATATATTAAAGATCAGCTCCTTATGATGTTTAAAGATAAGTTTATTTCAAACTTTAACATTCATTCGTATCCTAACTGTAATAAAGCAGGCTACCATGAAGAAAATCCTAAACCTATTGTCGCTCAAAATTCTTCAAGACAATGTGGACCTGATTACATGGAACTCTTTGTCTGACGATCTTCTGTATAATGTTTAAATCACTCTACAATTCCCCATGGCAATGTATCACTCGAATTAGACATTTTGCTCACCAATCCATATGAAGTTTAAATTCATGGTAATTGCTTTACCTTaaaatcatcatttctttttaatacgAAGCCCCATGTAGTTTTTTCTTCTATTAAAGCTCCAAGTCTGTAAACGCTGTATGATATCGCTTCTCTACTCTcaactttttttcctttatacAGTTTACTCTCTGTATAGGCAACAcggttaaaacaaaattttcgttaCAACAAAGGAAAAGTCACGTACCAACATTATCAGCTACCTGTCTTTAAATATGGTACTGACTATAGCTGTaccgaaattttgatataaggAAAGAAACCATCCTGTCCTCCTGTCCTTCCTGTTGtagtttcagttcagttcagttcagttttattcACCATCAATTTAGGAGTATACAAtgaaaaaacatacacaaagaTACATAACTAtatacaaagcaaacaaaaataagacAGAAAACAATTAAACTTGATGGTGGGAACCCCAGGAGAAGCAGTGCTTATAAATAGGGGCCCCAGTAATGCTTAAatattaatatacatgtaaaacaaacaagcaaaagaatTAATATACATTTCAAGGTTGTACATTTGGTATGTTGGGAATGGTGGGAAAGTTTAAAGGGTAAAAGAGAAGTTTgtaaaaaagacacacaaaaaacataTCATCTAGAGGCCGTAATCCAAAAGTCAAGCAAAGTGCTTCACCTCCACCTCTGTTTATCTTAGGATAcgacaaaatatacatgtacgtttATTATTCACGTAATTACATATATTTATTTTAAGTactcttgtttatattttaatgcaaataatttttatttcatcatgatCTCATTGATAGAAGTACAACAAAAGAATGATATTGAAACTAAAACTGAAACATTCTACATTTTCATGTAAAGGTAAATAAACAATTTCGTCTATAAGAAGAAAGTAAACCTGACTGAATATGTAAATTACTTGGGCGTTATTAAATCGAAACGCAGTGTCTTCAATCATTAGGATATACCATTCACTTTTTATCAACACAGATTAAAGGCAATGCAAAACATTATATTGCAGTCACGTGACGTGATgtacatatttcactttttttaagATTTAATCTCTGGAGCCATTTTCCTTCTCGCATTTATTATACAACAGCGTGTAGCACTTGAAGTTTTAACCCCATTGCCGTAAAGAAACATGAACCACacatgaaaaagaattgtttagACATGTAAAACGTATTcatataaacaaaagaaaaatatgaatattctgtgcACTTAGATACAATCTGTTAATTGGATTCATTACTGAGTACTTCAGTTAGACGATATAGAGAAATGTGGTCATATCTATAATAAGTCTATAACTCTTAACGCTTTCTgctatatgtttgtttgtttggttggttggtttatttttgcattttctttctccgaatacaattgcaaatgaaaacagaatgatacagataacatacaaatcaatacaaaaaaaaaatcatttgcgtaacaacattagtctgaagtgacatatgaatcaaagtaacatattaaggcatactgtatctattaacaaagaagaaatcaatacaggggaccgtcatcataagcagagcttgacgtggatgaggccctatctgaatatgtgataccaatataatacatcaccaattatatatgtactcataaaactcttaatcttaatacacgaaacacattttgctatagaaaaaaaaacagaaaagaaaaatagtgacttggcgctttaaaacaagaaaaaaaaaacagcgcgctgcaccattgactactgcatggtatagtagacaataaaagtgtaggtgtgtgcgagtgacagtgcgtcgtgtgtgcaggtgacagtgcaagagagaATAAAGGCTGTAGCATGCCTATTCTGGGGGTAAGGTATGGGCTTTACTGAAtgtatgcaatatcattatcaaaggTAATGGGGTAAGGCATGCGCTTTACTGAAtgtatgcaatatcattatcaaagatTTGCACATCCACATTGTAAATTGTCAAATCTGTATAAGCTATTATTTTCCGCTGAAGAGCTCTTTTACCCGATATGCTagtgattgatttgaataattatCCTATCGCC of the Diadema setosum chromosome 16, eeDiaSeto1, whole genome shotgun sequence genome contains:
- the LOC140239621 gene encoding trace amine-associated receptor 9-like, with the translated sequence MRIIATIVLIISGAIHSTVTAQRANTTALEHSPPHTMRVSVVNLRSHSDTEAIDGSQSIHTQALDNDLLSTLYNSIAQNEEGPAVPQTRWKFQSVTWTWVTIPQIGMSTLGIVGNLTVILVLIQRRHTCRSTDALIGALAVADFLTSVFMVPLPRPLRVPETWLGSVYCKVINSAVLMWFSVLSSIFILTLIPIERYIAIAHPLHFKRLVTRQRVIKIVVVTWMTAFMATFYLFFVAAAKGGTCSETFHSGLSQIVTGCMVFIVQFLIPAFIMLVAQALTALVLHRQSRRRLGEDSICSNSNPSAKYLVARKRVLKILFFVVVVFLISWAPTSTGYLLYNLRILPKSYLNSRLDSAVNVLAFCNSCANPIIYTVQNPAFRKAVGELFKSATGPSKRTALFSEKITGDRDSTIYNVDV